One window from the genome of Saimiri boliviensis isolate mSaiBol1 chromosome 2, mSaiBol1.pri, whole genome shotgun sequence encodes:
- the LOC101047287 gene encoding olfactory receptor 4F15, which produces MNVMNHSVVSEFVFVGITNSWEIQLLLFVFSLLFYFASMMGNLVIVFTVTMDAHLHSPMYFLLANLSVTDMAFCSITAPKMICDIFKKHKAISFCGCITQIFFSHAVAGTEMVLLIAMAFDRYMAICKPLHYLTVMSPRTCLNFLATSLIIGLIHSLVQLVFVVDLPFCGPNIFDSFYCDLPQLLRLACTNTQELEFMVTVNSGLISVGSFVLLVISYIFILLTVWKHSSGGLSKAISTLSAHVTVVILFFGPLMFFYTWPSPTSPLDKYLAIFDAFITPFLNPVIYTFRNKDMKVAMRRLCSRLVHFTKTL; this is translated from the coding sequence ATGAATGTAATGAATCACTCTGTAGTATCAGAATTTGTGTTCGTGGGAATCACCAACTCATGGGAGATTCAgcttctactttttgttttctctttgttgttcTACTTTGCAAGCATGATGGGAAACCTTGTCATTGTGTTCACCGTAACCATGGATGCTCATCTGCACTCCCCCATGTATTTCCTCCTGGCTAACCTCTCAGTCACTGATATGGCATTTTGCTCAATTACAGCCCCTAAGATGATTTGCGATATTTTCAAGAAACACAAAGCCATCTCCTTTTGTGGATGTATTACTCAGATCTTCTTTAGCCATGCTGTTGCGGGCACTGAGATGGTGCTGCTCATAGCCATGGCCTTTGACAGATACATGGCCATATGTAAACCTCTTCACTACCTAACTGTCATGAGCCCAAGAACATGTCTAAACTTTTTAGCCACTTCCTTGATCATTGGCCTTATTCACTCATTGGTCCAGTTAGTTTTTGTGGTAGATTTACCTTTCTGTGGCCCTAATATCTTCGACAGTTTTTACTGTGACCTCCCTCAGCTCCTCAGACTTGCCTGCACAAACACCCAAGAACTGGAGTTCATGGTCACTGTCAATAGTGGACTGATTTCTGTGGGCTCCTTTGTCTTGCTGGTAATTTCCTATATCTTCATCCTGCTCACTGTTTGGAAACATTCTTCTGGTGGTTTATCCAAGGCCATCTCCACCCTGTCAGCTCACGTTACTGTGGTCATCTTGTTCTTTGGACCACTGATGTTTTTCTACACATGGCCTTCTCCCACATCACCGCTGGATAAATATCTTGCTATTTTTGATGCATTTATTACTCCTTTTCTGAATCCAGTCATCTACACATTCAGGAACAAGGACATGAAGGTGGCAATGAGGAGACTCTGCAGTCGTCTCGTGCATTTTACAAAGACTTTGTAA